Proteins from a genomic interval of Kitasatospora herbaricolor:
- a CDS encoding M1 family metallopeptidase, translating into MRKRLIVSAAGAAALLLAVPAAAAPTTVGTPGIGDPYYPTYGNGGYDVSHYDIRLTYQPVTDRLEGTTTILATATQDLTRFNLDFALDVSQVLVNGRPAGYAPTGEQELEVTPAVPLAKGAAATVVVRYAGTPSKVSRYGFTAWLRTPDGGVAAGEPEAAWWWFPSNDHPADKATFDVSVQVPDGTQAISNGTLVSQTSRLGWTRFNWRQNKPQATYLTTLALGRFDISTDTTPGGLPVLTAYSKDLGDNAGAARASVQRTGEVLDWLSGHFGPYPFGSAGGYVPNVTTGYALETQGRVFYSPRQFAAGSNTSVVVHELAHQWYGDSVSLERWSDIWLNEGFARYAQWLWSEHENEGTAQEIADYVYALHPAGDAFWNVKPGDPGPERQFDAAVYDRGALTIQALRNTVGEEAFFRILKEWPAEHRYGNATIAQFQAFAERVSGKPLGDLLNTWLYTAGRPAAGPATPPAGGASFAAAARPSADAVPEPRSWKQIRATDGVHDHAERHPRP; encoded by the coding sequence TGATCGTCTCTGCCGCGGGCGCCGCCGCCCTGCTACTGGCCGTCCCCGCCGCGGCGGCCCCGACCACAGTCGGCACGCCCGGCATCGGCGACCCGTACTACCCGACGTACGGCAACGGCGGCTACGACGTGTCGCACTACGACATCCGCCTGACCTACCAGCCGGTCACCGACCGGCTGGAGGGCACCACGACCATCCTGGCCACCGCCACCCAGGACCTCACCCGCTTCAACCTCGACTTCGCCCTGGACGTCAGCCAGGTGCTGGTCAACGGCCGCCCGGCCGGGTACGCCCCCACCGGGGAGCAGGAGCTGGAGGTCACTCCGGCCGTGCCGCTCGCCAAGGGCGCCGCGGCCACCGTGGTGGTCCGCTACGCGGGCACCCCGTCCAAGGTGTCCCGCTACGGGTTCACCGCCTGGCTGCGCACCCCCGACGGCGGGGTCGCGGCCGGGGAGCCCGAGGCGGCCTGGTGGTGGTTCCCCAGCAACGACCACCCCGCGGACAAGGCCACCTTCGACGTCTCCGTCCAGGTGCCCGACGGCACCCAGGCGATCAGCAACGGCACCCTCGTCTCCCAGACCTCCCGGCTCGGCTGGACCCGCTTCAACTGGCGCCAGAACAAACCCCAGGCGACCTACCTCACCACGCTGGCCCTCGGCAGGTTCGACATCAGCACCGACACCACCCCGGGCGGGCTGCCGGTGCTCACCGCCTACAGCAAGGACCTCGGCGACAACGCCGGCGCAGCCCGCGCCAGCGTCCAGCGCACCGGCGAGGTGCTCGACTGGCTCAGCGGCCACTTCGGCCCGTACCCCTTCGGCTCGGCGGGCGGCTACGTCCCCAACGTGACCACCGGGTACGCGCTGGAGACCCAGGGCCGGGTCTTCTACAGCCCGCGGCAGTTCGCCGCCGGCTCCAACACCTCCGTGGTCGTCCACGAGCTGGCGCACCAGTGGTACGGCGACAGCGTCTCGCTGGAGCGCTGGAGCGACATCTGGCTCAACGAGGGCTTCGCCCGCTACGCCCAGTGGCTCTGGTCCGAGCACGAGAACGAGGGCACGGCCCAGGAGATCGCCGACTACGTCTACGCCCTGCACCCGGCCGGCGACGCCTTCTGGAACGTCAAGCCCGGCGACCCGGGCCCGGAACGGCAGTTCGACGCCGCGGTCTACGACCGGGGAGCGCTCACGATCCAGGCGCTGCGCAACACCGTCGGGGAGGAGGCCTTCTTCCGCATCCTCAAGGAGTGGCCGGCCGAGCACCGGTACGGCAACGCGACCATCGCCCAGTTCCAGGCGTTCGCCGAGCGGGTCTCCGGGAAGCCGCTCGGCGACCTGCTGAACACCTGGCTCTACACGGCGGGCCGCCCGGCCGCCGGGCCGGCGACGCCGCCGGCCGGAGGGGCGTCCTTCGCGGCGGCGGCCCGGCCCTCGGCCGACGCGGTGCCGGAACCGCGCTCGTGGAAGCAGATCCGGGCCACCGACGGCGTCCACGACCACGCGGAGCGGCACCCCCGCCCGTAG
- a CDS encoding DMT family transporter, which translates to MPWIYLAVAIVFEIVFALGTNATKGFTRLWPSVLTLLAATGGIFTLSLALRTLDVGVGYTVWTGSGAVGTVLLGAVVHKERITAVKLASFAAILGGVIVLKLAAGA; encoded by the coding sequence ATGCCCTGGATCTACCTGGCCGTCGCCATCGTCTTCGAGATCGTCTTCGCCCTCGGCACCAACGCCACCAAGGGCTTCACCCGCCTCTGGCCCTCCGTCCTCACCCTGCTGGCGGCCACCGGCGGCATCTTCACGCTCAGCCTGGCCCTGCGGACCCTGGACGTCGGCGTCGGCTACACCGTGTGGACCGGCTCCGGCGCCGTCGGGACGGTCCTGCTCGGCGCCGTCGTCCACAAGGAGCGGATCACCGCGGTGAAACTGGCCTCCTTCGCCGCGATCCTCGGTGGCGTGATCGTCCTCAAGCTCGCCGCGGGGGCCTGA
- a CDS encoding class I SAM-dependent methyltransferase gives MSQDGIPPAVRRVYGPEDLSTAAPFAGGYINFGDWSEVGPAGPPTRSDRVRSQQALYRRVLGEFPQPAASRLAEVGCGRGLGCALAVEELGFAAVTGVDIHPEQVARATAANAGPLAAHPDRLSYTTGAADRLPFEAGELDGVYSVEAAQHFPELPGFAREAARVLRPGGRLVVTTFFTSGPAAAGRLRELLESFADGLDVPHPITGFAEALAAAGFARPAVRSIGAAVWPGFDRFLAGGVVPPGHWSRNFLPAWREGLLDYYLVTADRPGTP, from the coding sequence GTGAGCCAGGACGGGATTCCGCCGGCGGTACGTCGGGTCTACGGGCCGGAGGACCTCAGCACCGCGGCACCCTTCGCCGGCGGGTACATCAACTTCGGGGACTGGAGCGAGGTCGGGCCGGCCGGCCCGCCCACCCGGTCCGACCGGGTGCGCAGCCAGCAGGCGCTCTACCGCAGGGTGCTGGGCGAGTTCCCGCAGCCGGCGGCGAGCCGGCTGGCGGAGGTCGGGTGCGGTCGCGGGCTGGGCTGCGCGCTGGCGGTCGAGGAGCTGGGCTTCGCGGCGGTCACGGGGGTGGACATCCACCCCGAGCAGGTGGCGCGGGCGACGGCCGCCAACGCCGGCCCGCTGGCCGCCCACCCGGACCGGCTCTCGTACACGACCGGCGCCGCCGACCGGCTGCCGTTCGAGGCCGGCGAGCTCGACGGCGTGTACTCGGTGGAAGCGGCGCAGCACTTCCCCGAACTGCCGGGCTTCGCCCGGGAGGCGGCCCGGGTGCTGCGTCCCGGCGGGCGGCTGGTGGTGACGACCTTCTTCACCAGCGGCCCGGCGGCGGCCGGGCGGCTGCGCGAGCTGCTGGAGAGCTTCGCGGACGGGCTGGACGTCCCGCACCCGATCACCGGCTTCGCCGAGGCCCTGGCGGCCGCCGGGTTCGCGCGCCCGGCCGTACGGTCGATCGGGGCGGCGGTCTGGCCCGGCTTCGACCGCTTCCTGGCGGGCGGCGTGGTGCCGCCCGGGCACTGGTCGCGCAACTTCCTGCCCGCCTGGCGGGAGGGTCTGCTCGACTACTACCTGGTGACGGCGGACCGGCCCGGCACGCCCTGA